The genomic stretch ACACGAAGACTACGCTTAAAGTAGATTTTTTCGTCAACCTCATCATAAAATGGCCTTATTCTAACACAACATAAGAAAAATTGAACAAAATAAACAAAGTGAAATAAAGTTTAATCACAAGAAAAGAATTTTTTTACCCCATACCCCATCATTTATTCCCCTACCCCTACAATAAATTTATTTTGACAAAATAGTcttatataaataatttattaaaagttaaaaaatattataataattgattaccgaaactcttttgcaaagtcttccggtacacaaaaaaGTTAAAAAATACTTAAAAAATGACTAGCGGAACTCTTTTTCAAAGTCTTTcggtacacaaaaattgactaccggaactcttttgcaaagtcttccggtacacacaaaaaaagtttaaaaaatacTCGAAAAATAAGTACCGGAACTCTTTTCCAAAGTCTTCCgatacacaaaaattgactatcggtactcttttgcaaagtcttccgatacacacaaaaaaagttaaaaaatatttgaaaaattGACCACCGGAACTCTTTTCAAAAGTCTCccggtacacaaaaattgactaccgtAACTCTTTTGCAAAGTTTTCCCGTACACAAATAAAAGTTTAAAAGAATACTCAAAAAAATAACTATCGGAATTCTTTTGCAAAGTCTTTCGGTACACAAAAATCGACTACCGAAACACTTTTTgaaagtcttccggtacacacaaaaaagtttaaaaaataaaaatgaatacCGAAACTCTTTTTCAAAGTCTTCGATTATCAGAACTCTTTTGTAAAATCTTCCGGtacataatttttttttgaataatGACTATCGAAATTCTTTTCCAAAATCTTTCGATAcacaaaataaaataataaattagttaaaatatataaaaataaaattaatattttttataaaatgtaAGGGTATAAGAATAAATGCAGGGGTATGAGATAAAATTTTCAAAGAAAAGAAGCCTAAAAATACTAATTTTTAAAGGATTTTTTTTAGTTGTTTGAAAATTGTTGTATAGAATTAAGATGTTTTATAAAATAGTTTAATGTTTTTTCTTTTTCAGATTATCACACTTTCATTTTCATTAAATCTCACATGTTACCTCTTCGTCAAAAAACTATTAAACATATAATATGTTTGTTTGATCTCACGAACAATATATAATATCcttatattatttattatatattatACAGATACTTAGGAGTTTCATACAAGGATTGTCTCCTGTGATTGTTTCATTGAAAGAAATAAAGCGAAGATCTTGGTCActaaattattttaaaatatttttattatacGGATCAGATTGCACTCGACATAAATGCCATTGGAGACAATTTGCTTTCATTCATTTTTTGAGGAAATTACATATTttacatttattttattttcactATATAAACAAATTAACTTTATTTAGAAATATTTTTTTATAGGTATTTTCTGAGGCAACTATCTTCAGCATATTTCAAAAACTCTGAAAAACAATTTACTGTGATATCTAATGTAAAGCTAAGCAAAGTTTACACATAATTTCCTTTTTAATTGTAAAAATTATTTACACACAAGCATTATATAAATTAAGTTGATAAACACTCAACTAAATGCCTCCAAAACAAAAATTGGAACATTTTCCTTTATTATAATATAAAAGGACATGTTTATTTAGgtattattaaaaaaattaaggAGGTAGTTGAAACCTTTTGCAAATACTTGGATGACCAGCCAAGAGAGTGTGAAACTCTAGTGATCAGAATAGAAAGTTGTACATGGTAGTAAAGCTACAAGGCCATAACTAACCTATACTGAATACAGTAACACATTTCATTATACTAACACATCTTCCAAGTCCATGACACTGAAAACAAGGCCATAACTAACCTATACTGAATAGTCAAATGATAGCAGGAAACAATAACAAAGAATTGATACAGCACTCCAGATTCTAGAATAGCATCTACTGTTTCATTGACAATACAGTGAGCTGGATTGAAGTTGCTTATTAAAGAACTGACAGAAAAAATTCCCTTCAGTTTAGGTGCATTAAATTATTGTGAGCTTGAATGGAAGCAGTTAAAAAACATGTATATTGGACAAAAAATGTGAGACCTTTACACTAACAGTTTCATTGTTCAATACAGAGGAACACAAGGAACAGAATGCATTATTATTATATAGAAGATTAGTTACACTAATAATATAAACTGGACAAAGTATACAACAATACCTATTTGAAGAGAGTACAATAAAATGAATGCATTGAAGTTGAACAATATGTGCACTTTACGCCACTTCTGGTGACGGATACCTCGGCAGAGAAATACAAAAATGGCAGATACATCACCCATCAACAATGAATTGATCTTCTTGATTATCTCCTTCAACCCTAGTGTCTTCGTGAACAATACCATTTACATGATgcaaattttgcatcatttgtgAAAGATAATGGCTGCTAGCACTAGTATGATCAGATAGGCCAGCAGGTTGGGTAGTCCACTGGGAGAATATACCGAGCAATTGACTACTAAGATTCTGCTGCTCATGAAGAATTCGAGTCTGCACCTGGCCCATTTCTGCTCGGTGCTGGTTTAGCATGTCGTCGATCCTCTTCTTCCATTCTAGCCTCCTACAATTCATTCTCTCCTCCCGTTCCATATCATGAATCAACTCTTCCTCTCTTCTTTTCCTTTCCTTCTCTTCATTTTCCTTCTCTATAGCTTCCCACTCAGAAATCCTCTGCCTTCTCAGGTTTTCCCTCTCTTTCTCCCTCTCCTTTTCCCTTTCCTCAAATCTCTTCTCCCACTCACCTCGCAAGTTTTCCCTCCTCTGCCTCTCATGTTCTCTATCCATCTCACGCCGCTCAAATCGAGCCTCCATTTCCCTTAAATTTCCCAACTGGTTAGCAAGAACCCTCCACACCTTCTTTTCCATCCCCTTCGCtaccttcctcttcttcttcaaATTCGACCCTGTCACTTCACCTTCCTCATACACATAACCATTCTCCGCGTCTTCTCTCGTCCGCCCATTCCCATTAAAATTCACCTCCCCTTCTTCAGCATCATACCCAAACCCTAAACCTATCACCTCATTGTCAACTCCATCCATAGCAGCCGCAAAATCACCATCTCCGTCCCCAGAATGACCCATCTGGCCAAACTCAACCATATCCATTCCTTCATCCTCACCaccacaaccaccaccaccacccAGAAACCCATTTCCATGATCACCATCAGCTAAACCCATCAACTCGCCATTCCCACCATGAACATGACCACCAACAACAAGTGCAACATCTCCAAACACTTCCTTATACCTAAGAAAATTAGACCAATGAGTAACACCCTCCATCCAATCAAACTCACTCCCATCACAATCCCCTCCAGAAAACTCCGGTTTCTTAATCTTCTGCTTCACCAGAAGATACTGATGCCTCATATTCTGCACCTTAGTGGAAACATCTTTCCAACTCCATTGCCAAGGATACACCACGGGATCACAAAGATGATGCACCGAATTCACATAACAAGCTATAGGCTTAAATTTCTTCTCGCGAGTTCTCATTTTCGCGAGCGAACCATTGGACACCATCTCACCGTACTTATCGATTAGGGTTTTCTCCTCTGCTTCGGTCCATTTCTTCCTTCTCGGAGGAATCATTGGCAACAAAACCCTACGCTATCTTCTTCTTCCTCAAACACCAAAACCTGTTTCGATAACGATTCAGATTGCATCGAGAACACGAAGATCGTGAAATTCGGTTGAATTTTGTTTCTCAATCCAGAATTTTAACCTAGCGATCGATCAATTAATTGATTCTTTCCGAAAATTGCAAAATTGGAGATGGCGTTGGCTTACCTTAACGAAGCTTCAGTGATTTTCCCGAGAAAATGTAGCAGTGTTGATTATGTGACGAAAACTATTGCAATTTTGCAAAGCTGAGATCGAAAATATTCccaatctttttttatttttcattttagAAAAATAACTGTTTATGATAAATTATTAAATAAAACaattaattttataattattttttaagTCAATTTAATTACTTTGAGAGGTGATACTTTTATTCACACACTTATAATATAATATGGTCACAACACTTTTTTAGCTTAGGGAATGTTAACATGAGTCCGAAGAGGATAGGATAAAAGACCTATAAATAAAAAGTTTgtattaaaaaaaaaattaattaattataattttttaatcaaatcaaaaatatttatatatttaattCTTAACATAGATTATTATTCTTTAGTTAAATTATGTGATTAACAGTATAACTAGTTAAAAACTTCAAATAATTAGAAATTCGTTTGCTTTCTATCTCAAACTATTAACATTGTCTTTATTCAACCTCAACCGTCAAGCATTCCACGAGATTGATTGTCCATTATCTTTATTCAACCTCACTCGTCAAGCATTCCACGAGATCGATTGTCCATTGCATTTATTCAACCTCACCCGTCAAGCAATCCAGGAGATTGATTGTCCTATGTATAACTAAATTGACTAGTCTTACTTAATCATTAATGTTAAACTTTACTTTCACCTAATGATTTACATATAAATGTGGTTTTGATGAGTGACATGAAACATCTTAGAAAGGAATGATTAGACGTAACATAATAAAACAAGAGAAATCGGGAACCTCACAAAATATGACTAAAGTCTAGTCTCCAATTGTGTAACTAGTACTTGCGCCGATTGAAAAGTTAGGGAAAAATGATATTTTTTAAAGAGCGAAAAATCACTATAAAAATCATGGTTGTTGTaggaagaaaaagaaaaatcTTAAAATTAGAGGAAAAAAATGATATTATTAGTTGTTGGAAAGAGAGCGACTTTTGAGTGTTGTGTTGAAATTAATGAAAGATGGTGAAGATCTATATAAA from Lathyrus oleraceus cultivar Zhongwan6 chromosome 7, CAAS_Psat_ZW6_1.0, whole genome shotgun sequence encodes the following:
- the LOC127102858 gene encoding uncharacterized protein LOC127102858 — encoded protein: MIPPRRKKWTEAEEKTLIDKYGEMVSNGSLAKMRTREKKFKPIACYVNSVHHLCDPVVYPWQWSWKDVSTKVQNMRHQYLLVKQKIKKPEFSGGDCDGSEFDWMEGVTHWSNFLRYKEVFGDVALVVGGHVHGGNGELMGLADGDHGNGFLGGGGGCGGEDEGMDMVEFGQMGHSGDGDGDFAAAMDGVDNEVIGLGFGYDAEEGEVNFNGNGRTREDAENGYVYEEGEVTGSNLKKKRKVAKGMEKKVWRVLANQLGNLREMEARFERREMDREHERQRRENLRGEWEKRFEEREKEREKERENLRRQRISEWEAIEKENEEKERKRREEELIHDMEREERMNCRRLEWKKRIDDMLNQHRAEMGQVQTRILHEQQNLSSQLLGIFSQWTTQPAGLSDHTSASSHYLSQMMQNLHHVNGIVHEDTRVEGDNQEDQFIVDG